Proteins encoded by one window of Microplitis mediator isolate UGA2020A chromosome 1, iyMicMedi2.1, whole genome shotgun sequence:
- the LOC130667724 gene encoding uncharacterized protein LOC130667724 isoform X1 — protein sequence MDVIIDFNGYFLPDNKFNVKEYSLFHIDRNTCHITSNDHNVLKPEFRWEELESRNKKMYQLKYYKNHGIHWDTGSKSHRSISISINTQLSLAHHVYVRTSKQRQLLIHHIISDLNKNKINNIKCLDYLGYTIKREKSTICKYHDQPKRYNCAHDNLVAMTDWLKTSNLYKSDYRSKMHIIIDFIGYLKPDNIFAIKEFYMEALNEFFMTTNTFYSLLKHPIDFKKLPIYYQICYESFYDQYGIHWNSGVDRYRDFKMKLRNYVVNSTFIYINLVTIYHQKCQLNVPATIGKIKIIALAIIRRV from the exons ATGGACGTAATTATCGATTTCAATGGTTACTTTCTTCCCGATAACAAATTTAACGTAAAGGAATATTCTTTGTTTCACATTGACAGAAATACATGTCACATTACTTCCAATGATCATAATGTCTTGAAACCAGAATTTCGATGGGAAGAATTGGAAAGcaggaacaaaaaaatgtatcagttaaaatattacaaaaatcACGGTATCCACTGGGACACGGGTTCCAAATCACATCGCAGTATTTCAATAAGTATAAATACGCAACTGTCACTCGCTCATCATGTGTATGTTCGTACTTCTAAGCAAAGACAATTATTGATACATCATATCATTTCAgacttgaataaaaataaaattaataatataaaatgtttagATTATCTGGGATATACAATAAAACGTGAAAAATCAACAATCTGTAAATATCATGACCAACCAAAAAGGTACAATTGCGCACATGATAATCTTGTGGCTATGACTGATTGGTTAAAAACatcaaatttatataagaGTGATTATCGATCCAAAATGCATATTATCATTGATTTTATTGGTTATCTAAAGCCAGATAATATATTTGcaataaaagaattttatatggaagcgttaaatgaatttttcatgaCAACAAACACTTTTTACTCATTACTAAAACATCCGATTGATTTTAAGAAATTACCGATATATTATCAAATTTGTTATGAATCTTTTTACGATCAATATGGTATTCATTGGAATTCCGGTGTCGATCGttatcgagattttaaaatGAAGTTACGTAATTACGTTGTCAACTCGACGTTCATATAT ATAAATTTGGTTACAATATACCACCAAAAATGTCAACTGAATGTTCCAGCCACGATAgggaagataaaaataattgcgcTCGCGATAATTCGAAGAGTATGA
- the LOC130667724 gene encoding uncharacterized protein LOC130667724 isoform X2, translated as MYYLGYTIKREKSTICKYHDQPKRYNCAHDNLVAMTDWLKTSNLYKSDYRSKMHIIIDFIGYLKPDNIFAIKEFYMEALNEFFMTTNTFYSLLKHPIDFKKLPIYYQICYESFYDQYGIHWNSGVDRYRDFKMKLRNYVVNSTFIYVRNSQIKNLLKNIIGSDYNIICLDKFGYNIPPKMSTECSSHDREDKNNCARDNSKSMKNWLELTNMYKASLRYDYVDRLSNKVRDYVQKIKIIN; from the exons ATGT ATTATCTGGGATATACAATAAAACGTGAAAAATCAACAATCTGTAAATATCATGACCAACCAAAAAGGTACAATTGCGCACATGATAATCTTGTGGCTATGACTGATTGGTTAAAAACatcaaatttatataagaGTGATTATCGATCCAAAATGCATATTATCATTGATTTTATTGGTTATCTAAAGCCAGATAATATATTTGcaataaaagaattttatatggaagcgttaaatgaatttttcatgaCAACAAACACTTTTTACTCATTACTAAAACATCCGATTGATTTTAAGAAATTACCGATATATTATCAAATTTGTTATGAATCTTTTTACGATCAATATGGTATTCATTGGAATTCCGGTGTCGATCGttatcgagattttaaaatGAAGTTACGTAATTACGTTGTCAACTCGACGTTCATATATGTAAGAAATTCACaaataaagaatttattaaaaaatattattggtaGTGATTATAACATTATTTGTTTAGATAAATTTGGTTACAATATACCACCAAAAATGTCAACTGAATGTTCCAGCCACGATAgggaagataaaaataattgcgcTCGCGATAATTCGAAGAGTATGAAAAATTGGTTAGAGTTAACCAATATGTACAAAGCTTCGTTACGTTATGACTATGTGGATAGATTGTCAAATAAAGTGAGGGATTAtgtacagaaaataaaaataataaattaa